From Hymenobacter sediminicola:
AGGCTACCTTTCATATTGGCCTGCCGATAGGCATGCAACGGAGCAATCTGCCCATTTACCCCCTTAACGTTGCCATCATCGGCACGTAACAGCCCGGCTGTAAGTGCACCTTTTAGCGTAATTGGGGCCGAAATATCCTTCCGGTAAAAAGCAGTAAGCGCAGGTCGGTTATTCTGGAACTGATACCCCGGTGACAGTTCACCCTTGTAGCTGAGGCCTCCCAGCCCTACACCTATTTCGCTAGTGTATTGCGCAACTGCTGATTGGGCAAAAAAAACACTCCCTGCCTGCACGGAGCAAACAAGGAGTGCTTTGAAGAGATTCGCTTTGGTCATCTGACTGGCTGTAGGTGATACTAGCCAGTAAGAATGGCTAGCGGAATTTTGGGCTCTTAACGCGCGGAGCAAGGATGTAGTTTACGGTGATGCCGGTAGTTACATACCAGTCATCCTCGTCGCTCTTGCCACGCTGGCTGCCGGGAGCGTTGAAATTAGTGAATTCGCCGGTAGAGCTGAGTACGTTGCCACCACCGAAATATCTAGCAGCCTCCGAACCCAACGATGACTGGGCTACATATACAGTGCTCACATCATCAAGGTAATCGTTGAAGGTCTTGCGGAAACCAATCTCCAAACCAACATCGAAGCTCTTGTTTACTTTGTAGCGTACACCACCACCGAAAGGAATAGCAATACCGCCTTTGTCATAGGCAACACCTTCCGTTTTCAGAGGCTGCAATGCCACATAGGTACCATTGTACAGGCCTTTAGGATTGCCAATGTAACCGGCAACACCGCCGAATACATAAGGAACCAGATCAGGACGCTTCACATACGTGTTGCGGTTCGGAATCAGGTCGAAGATACCTACAACGGCGAGTTCTGCAATATCATTGCGGAAGCTCATGTTACGGTTGTAGCGGTATTTGCCATCTGGATCATTCGGATCAGCTGCTTTCGAGTCATCACCGGTGATACGGCCATACGACAGACCAGCACGAGCCGAGATACGTGGAGTAAACCGGTGGGTGAAGGTTACGCCCAAGCTAGGACGTGTAGCGCCAAAACGCAGGCTAGGAATGCTCGGCTTAGGCGTAACGTCGCCAAAGTAGTTCATGGCACTCAGGGTCACGCCCACAGAGTTGTATTGCTTTCGCTTACTAAACTGCTGTGCACTCGCCTCGGAGGCTACCAGCGACAGGGCCAGTACCAGCGCTAGGGTGTAGGTGAAGATTTGCTTCATATGGAGCGGTGTTTAAAAATATCAGAGGAGATGATGAGAAAGTGAACCTGGCAGAAACACAGTCGCAGTTGGCGACAAAATTAGAAGATACCGGGAACTAAAAAAACAAATAGTAGAAAAAGAATATCTTCTACACAGGAGTGCCAGCCGGGTTTCTACGGTCAAGACCCCAATTCAGTTTACTGCGCAAGGTACTCAGGAAGTTAACATGATTGAGTTTTACGAGACGAACTGTGAAGTTTTCACGACGAACCGCAATCTGAATACCCGCATCAACGGCGACTGAGCGTGAATCGAGAGAAAGCAGGAATTGGTTGCTCCGGCCTTCAATTTCGAAGGAAATCACGCTGCGGTCCGACACGATGAGAGGGCGCACATTGAGGTTGTGCGGACATACGGGAGCAATAATAAAATTGTTTGTCTGGGGCAACATTACTGGGCCGCCACAGCTGAGGGAATAACCAGTGGAGCCGGTTGGCGTGGCCACAACCAGACCATCGGCCCAGTAAGAATTCAGGTATTCGCCGTCGATGTACGTGTGCACGACAATCATAGATGACGTGTCTCGCTTCAGAATACTGAACTCATTGAGGCCAAAATTGATGCCGTCGAATACTTCTGGATCAGTATCAACCCGGATCAAGCTGCGTTCTTCCAGCACGAAATGCCCTTTGAAGAGAGCATCCATGGCTTGTGCAATTCGGTCGGGGGTGATGGTGGCCAGAAAGCCGAGCCGACCAGTATGAATACCCAGAATCGGGATTTCGTAGCTCCCAACATAGGTTACGGTATCCAACAGCGTGCCATCGCCGCCGATACTGAGCACGAACTGTACTCCGCGCAACGAGTCGCCACGCTGGAAGGTGCGGATGCTTTCGGGTAGCGTGAGACGGGTGCTCAGGTGCTCGAAGAATGCTGCCGCAATAATGACTTCTGTACCGCGGCGAGTCAGGTCATTGAGCAGATCCTGCATGAATGGCAGGCTTTCATCATCGAGGGGCTTTCCAAGAATGGCTATTTTCATAATGAAAGCGTAATCCGAAGAACGGGCAGTAGGATCAGATAGGAAACTCGGAGCGCAGAAAGAAACCACCTTGCCCACGCAGGTTACGGGTATACTCAAGGGAAAACACCCGGTCGTAGTACGTAACCAAGTGCAGCCCTATACCAGCAGATGCCAGCAAACGGTCAGGTAGCTGATTAGCAGACCCACCGGCGGCGCCCCGAACGTAACCAGCGTCGGCAAAGGTATTTAAATACAGCACCAGCGGGATGGTATTGATTTTCGGATTGGCAACTTCTTTCAGTCTTACCCGACCGGCATCAAAAATCCGATAACTCAGCCCCTGCTGCAGCAGTGCGTAATGCCGGCCATCTATTACGTAAGCATCGTAGCCCCGGACCAGCGCGTCATAGCCCAGCGCCCGATTGTCGGCATAGCTCAACTGGCGACTGAAGCGCAACTGCCCTTGCACTGCTCCACTGTAGTAAAAAGGGCCGCCCAATGCTACATACCGGGCATAGCGCCCCTGCACCAATAGCTGAGCCGGAGCTGCCGACGCAAGAAAATGGCGGTAAATAAGCCTGAACTGCGCATAACGGCCAGTGAGCGGGTAGGCAAACGTATTGCGCTGATTGAGTACTGCACTCAGCCCAAAATCGAAATACTCCCGGCTAGTACGGCCCAGGTAATAATCAGGGTTGAGCAGGTTGATGGAATCGGAAATCTGCTCTTGGTGGTAGCTGACATCCAGCGCAGCTAGTAACTGTACTGTGCGGCGCCAGCGCAGCCCGGCAGTCAGGTACTGTCGTTTGATGGGGCTGCCTTCAACGGGCCGGAATGTGGTTAGCTGGTCCCGTACGGTGGCATAGTCGAGGGCGCGGGCTCGATAGTAGGAGCCCCCGACCCCAAGGCCGATTCGCCGACGACGCCCATAGCCGGGAGCTTCATAAAACAGTTCGTATTTGCGGTTGAAGCCCAGCTGCAGGTTGCCGCGCAGTTGCTCGTTGCGGCCCCGAAAGTTATTGCGGGTCAGATGCAGCCCATAATCCACGCGGCTCCAGCGGTCGGAGCGGTTAGCCCAGGCCCGGAAGTTTCGCTCGGCCAAGGAGAAGATGGGTACTGGAAACGTATACCAGCGCTCCTGCATGCTGAACAGGACGGTCAGCTCGCCGTTGCGGCAGGCCAGTTGCACTAGCACCTGATGAAATAACTGCAGATTGAACAGTCGGCGGCGGTTGGCTTCTAGCTGCTTTGCGAGTTGTCGGGCCTGTAGCGTATCACCTTCCCGAAAGTCTAACTCAGCGCGTAGGATCTGCTCTTTCGTCACCTCATTACCAACAAATAGCACTGACGCAACCCGCAACAGACTATAACCAGGGCATTGCGCCTGTATCAGGCTGTCGAGGGTGCCGAGCCGTAGGGAATCAGGAGAAGCTGGAACTGGAGGAGTACCTGCAATTATTCTGGTGCGGGGTGTGGTGGCCCAGGAGGAATGACAGTAGATAAGCAGCCAAGCCAGCAGCCACAGCCTTTTACGCGCCCAGGACGACACCTACAGACTCAGGTATTTCAGCAGCGCATTGTACCGCTCCTGCTCATCTTCACCCAGCTCCCCAACCCCATTAAACTGTGCCGTAATGGCATAGCCAAAACGCTCCAACGTAGCAGCAATACGTGTTAGGCTGGGCGTATTGACCTTTAGCGTAAGCCGGATCCGATATGGGTCGTGCTCATCCTGCGCCACATGAGCACTCAGTATTTTGGCGTTGTTTTCTTCCACATAGCGGCTGATAGTCGCCAGGGAGTAGTCACGTTCTTCCATGGAAAGCACCAGCACAGCTCCCTGCCCAGCAGCAATGGGGGGCTGGCCAAAGGCGGCCAGTGTATCACTTACCGTTACAACGCCCATGTATTCATGGTCTTCATTCAGAACCGGCACAAGCTGCACTTTATTCTGGATGGCCATTTCCATGATGCTGTAGAAATGCTGGTCGTGCTGTACATGCACACTGGCGTAGCCCAACGCAAGCCCCTCTAGCAGTTGGCCGCTGTTATCTGCCTGCTCAAAATCAAGCAGGTCGGCTTCCGTCACTAGGCCCCGGTACTGCCGGTTATCGAGCACCGGTAGCTGGCCCACATGAAATTCCTCCAGCCACTTGGCTGCTTTCCCGACGGTATCCGACACCTTCAGGGGCGGAATCATCTGGTTGAGCAAGTCTTCGGCAATCATCGAGTGCATTGGCGGAAGTATTGGAAGGAGAAAAAGCGAGGGTTCTTGAAGAAGCGAGGCACTAGGGCTAGGCTACCTTGCAAGAAGATACGAAAAGCGGGCAGGGTTGGCGGGTAGGAAGCAGATTTTGTGGAAAAAGGTTTTGCACAAGCATCGGGCCAGAGGAGGAACTTCTCTTCGGCTACTCAAAAAATATCTATTGCTCGCATCACTCAGGTCTGCAATACTCCTTCCGTACGCAGCAAAAACTGCCGTAACAGTTGGTTGAACTCATGCGGACGCTCCATCATGGGAGCATGGCCGCAATGGTCGAGGAAACGCAGTTCAGAGTGCCGGATGAGACGGTTGAACTCATGAGCAACGAGGGGCGGGGTGATAGTATCGTTCAGGCCCCATACCAGCAGAGTCGGCACTTTTATCTCGCTTAGCTCCTTACCGAGGTTGTGGCGCTGTGCCGAGCGGGCAATACTGATGATACGCAGGCACTTGGCATTGGAATTCGTGATGCTGAATACCTCATCCACCAGTTCCTGAGTGGCCACAGTCGGGTCGTAGAAGGTGTATGCTACCCGCTCCTGCACATAGGCATAGTTGCCACGTTTAGGAAAAGAGCCACCCATGCTGTCCTCGAACAGGCCACTGCTGCCGGTGAGTACCAGCCGCGCTACCTGTTTGGGGTTGCGTAGCGTGTACTCCAAGCCTACATGCCCGCCCAGCGAGTTTCCCAGGACCGTGCAGGGCTCCGTCAGGCCGACGGCCCGCACAAATCCCTCCACATATTTCACTAGGCCCGGTACGCCGGCCTGCGTGAGTGGCATATCGTAGATGGGCAGCAGCGGAATAATAACCCGATACGACGGGCGGAACTCGGCCACCACTTCCTGCCAGTTGCTGAGCGCCCCAAACAGGCCATGCAGCAGCAGCAGCACCGGACCAGTGCCCTCCTCTACATACTGAAACTCGTTATGTTCTTTAATCTGCAATTCCATCTTCTCAAAGGGCAGCCGGAAGGATAGAGGCCGACTGGCCCTCATCTACAATGATACAATACCGAACCCAATTGCGCAGCATAGCCAAGCCATGCGTGGTGAGCAGCGCTTCGGGGTGAAACTGAACGCCTGTCAGGGGTAGTGTGGTGTGGCGCAGCGCCATTATTTCGCGGTTTGTATCGGCGGTGTGGGCCAAGGCGCGCAGCGTGGGCGGTAGGTCCTTCACTATCAGTGAGTGGTAGCGCGTGACGGACAGTTTTGCGGGCAGCCCCCGAAACAGCGGCTCGTCCGTGGCGACATCCAGCTCTGTTACTTTACCGTGCATAGGCCGAGCAGCACGGACCAACGTGGCGCCAAAAAATTCTCCCAAAGCTTGATGCCCCAGGCAAACGCCGAGCACTGGAACCCGCTGGTGCCAGGCTGCCAATACATCCATCATATTGCCAGCCAAAGCGGGCGTACCGGGCCCTGGCGACAGTACCAGCGCATCAAACTGCCGCTCCTGCAACGCGGCGGCTGGCGTGTCGTTGCGCACTACATCTACCTCGCACCCCAACTGCCGGAAGTAGTCCAGCAGGTTGTAGGTAAATGAATCGAAGTT
This genomic window contains:
- a CDS encoding DUF6089 family protein, which translates into the protein MKQIFTYTLALVLALSLVASEASAQQFSKRKQYNSVGVTLSAMNYFGDVTPKPSIPSLRFGATRPSLGVTFTHRFTPRISARAGLSYGRITGDDSKAADPNDPDGKYRYNRNMSFRNDIAELAVVGIFDLIPNRNTYVKRPDLVPYVFGGVAGYIGNPKGLYNGTYVALQPLKTEGVAYDKGGIAIPFGGGVRYKVNKSFDVGLEIGFRKTFNDYLDDVSTVYVAQSSLGSEAARYFGGGNVLSSTGEFTNFNAPGSQRGKSDEDDWYVTTGITVNYILAPRVKSPKFR
- a CDS encoding NAD kinase, producing the protein MKIAILGKPLDDESLPFMQDLLNDLTRRGTEVIIAAAFFEHLSTRLTLPESIRTFQRGDSLRGVQFVLSIGGDGTLLDTVTYVGSYEIPILGIHTGRLGFLATITPDRIAQAMDALFKGHFVLEERSLIRVDTDPEVFDGINFGLNEFSILKRDTSSMIVVHTYIDGEYLNSYWADGLVVATPTGSTGYSLSCGGPVMLPQTNNFIIAPVCPHNLNVRPLIVSDRSVISFEIEGRSNQFLLSLDSRSVAVDAGIQIAVRRENFTVRLVKLNHVNFLSTLRSKLNWGLDRRNPAGTPV
- a CDS encoding POTRA domain-containing protein, whose protein sequence is MLFVGNEVTKEQILRAELDFREGDTLQARQLAKQLEANRRRLFNLQLFHQVLVQLACRNGELTVLFSMQERWYTFPVPIFSLAERNFRAWANRSDRWSRVDYGLHLTRNNFRGRNEQLRGNLQLGFNRKYELFYEAPGYGRRRRIGLGVGGSYYRARALDYATVRDQLTTFRPVEGSPIKRQYLTAGLRWRRTVQLLAALDVSYHQEQISDSINLLNPDYYLGRTSREYFDFGLSAVLNQRNTFAYPLTGRYAQFRLIYRHFLASAAPAQLLVQGRYARYVALGGPFYYSGAVQGQLRFSRQLSYADNRALGYDALVRGYDAYVIDGRHYALLQQGLSYRIFDAGRVRLKEVANPKINTIPLVLYLNTFADAGYVRGAAGGSANQLPDRLLASAGIGLHLVTYYDRVFSLEYTRNLRGQGGFFLRSEFPI
- a CDS encoding CBS domain-containing protein, whose protein sequence is MHSMIAEDLLNQMIPPLKVSDTVGKAAKWLEEFHVGQLPVLDNRQYRGLVTEADLLDFEQADNSGQLLEGLALGYASVHVQHDQHFYSIMEMAIQNKVQLVPVLNEDHEYMGVVTVSDTLAAFGQPPIAAGQGAVLVLSMEERDYSLATISRYVEENNAKILSAHVAQDEHDPYRIRLTLKVNTPSLTRIAATLERFGYAITAQFNGVGELGEDEQERYNALLKYLSL
- a CDS encoding alpha/beta fold hydrolase, translating into MELQIKEHNEFQYVEEGTGPVLLLLHGLFGALSNWQEVVAEFRPSYRVIIPLLPIYDMPLTQAGVPGLVKYVEGFVRAVGLTEPCTVLGNSLGGHVGLEYTLRNPKQVARLVLTGSSGLFEDSMGGSFPKRGNYAYVQERVAYTFYDPTVATQELVDEVFSITNSNAKCLRIISIARSAQRHNLGKELSEIKVPTLLVWGLNDTITPPLVAHEFNRLIRHSELRFLDHCGHAPMMERPHEFNQLLRQFLLRTEGVLQT
- a CDS encoding anthranilate synthase component II → MRLLLLDNFDSFTYNLLDYFRQLGCEVDVVRNDTPAAALQERQFDALVLSPGPGTPALAGNMMDVLAAWHQRVPVLGVCLGHQALGEFFGATLVRAARPMHGKVTELDVATDEPLFRGLPAKLSVTRYHSLIVKDLPPTLRALAHTADTNREIMALRHTTLPLTGVQFHPEALLTTHGLAMLRNWVRYCIIVDEGQSASILPAAL